One genomic segment of Mesoterricola silvestris includes these proteins:
- a CDS encoding IspD/TarI family cytidylyltransferase, which produces MRTERPFLVIPAGGRGVRMGGGTPKQFRDWGGVTLLEATLRAFLAPGMPDLAGIALAVPEDRLAEVRAWRFPVPHWAVAGGATRQASVALALAALPDVPSAPVLIHDAVRPFPPALPVHGALAALETWDGAVLGEPSTDTLKRVDAQGLILGTEPREGIFRAQTPQVARLGLWREAFRWAEARGFAATDDVSLLEAMGLRVKLVPSPPTNLKLTTPEDWDRWHPGTTGCGGSAHSQGASNGNQVV; this is translated from the coding sequence GTGAGAACTGAACGGCCCTTCCTGGTGATCCCCGCCGGCGGGCGGGGAGTGCGCATGGGCGGCGGCACGCCCAAGCAGTTCAGGGATTGGGGGGGCGTCACCCTCCTGGAGGCGACCCTGAGGGCCTTCCTGGCCCCGGGCATGCCGGACCTGGCGGGCATCGCCCTGGCCGTGCCGGAGGATCGCCTGGCGGAAGTTCGGGCCTGGCGCTTCCCCGTCCCCCACTGGGCCGTGGCGGGCGGCGCCACCCGGCAGGCCTCGGTGGCCCTGGCCCTGGCCGCCCTGCCCGACGTGCCTTCGGCCCCCGTGCTCATCCATGACGCCGTGCGCCCCTTTCCTCCCGCCCTCCCGGTGCACGGGGCGCTGGCCGCCCTGGAAACCTGGGACGGGGCGGTGCTGGGCGAGCCCTCCACCGATACCTTGAAGCGGGTGGACGCCCAGGGCCTGATCCTGGGCACCGAACCCCGGGAAGGCATCTTCCGGGCCCAGACCCCCCAGGTCGCCCGGCTCGGCCTTTGGCGGGAGGCCTTCCGCTGGGCGGAGGCGAGGGGCTTCGCCGCCACCGACGATGTGTCCCTGCTGGAAGCCATGGGCCTGCGGGTGAAGCTCGTCCCCTCGCCCCCCACCAACCTCAAGCTGACCACCCCGGAGGACTGGGACCGCTGGCACCCCGGGACCACAGGGTGTGGTGGATCGGCCCACAGTCAGGGCGCCTCGAATGGAAATCAAGTCGTTTAA
- a CDS encoding MarC family protein, with protein sequence MFHLRPFPTLAFALGVFTSLFSVINPTSAAVIFSGLTAGWDRARVRQTAFRASFTATCVMVGFALLGKVVFGVFGFTSLAMRFVGGFLVMWSAFGMLYGEDPHVKDAEGTAREDIAIIPLGIPMLAGPGTISTVMGFIAGLSISEALVLLAAILVNGWLIHLFLLQARWITDRLGPTGTKIVTKLMGLILAAVAMQFLINGVKEVAKEIRNPVVTAES encoded by the coding sequence ATGTTCCACCTTCGCCCCTTCCCCACGCTGGCCTTCGCCCTGGGGGTGTTCACGTCGCTTTTCTCGGTGATCAACCCCACCAGCGCCGCCGTCATCTTCTCCGGGCTCACCGCCGGGTGGGACCGGGCGCGGGTGCGCCAGACCGCGTTCCGGGCCAGCTTCACGGCCACCTGCGTCATGGTGGGCTTCGCCCTGCTGGGCAAGGTGGTCTTCGGGGTCTTCGGCTTCACCTCCCTGGCCATGCGGTTCGTGGGGGGCTTCCTGGTGATGTGGTCCGCCTTCGGCATGCTCTACGGCGAGGACCCCCACGTGAAGGACGCCGAAGGCACCGCCCGCGAGGACATCGCCATCATCCCCCTGGGCATCCCCATGCTGGCCGGCCCCGGCACCATCTCCACCGTGATGGGCTTCATCGCCGGCCTGAGCATCTCCGAGGCCCTGGTGCTCCTGGCCGCGATCCTCGTCAACGGATGGCTGATCCACCTGTTCCTCCTGCAGGCCCGCTGGATCACCGACAGGCTGGGCCCCACCGGCACCAAGATCGTCACCAAGCTGATGGGACTGATCCTGGCCGCGGTGGCCATGCAGTTCCTCATCAACGGCGTAAAGGAAGTCGCCAAGGAGATCCGGAATCCCGTTGTGACGGCGGAAAGTTAA
- a CDS encoding septal ring lytic transglycosylase RlpA family protein, which translates to MDFNALCTQNWSRHFSIWIEDIQVVCHPVVTAPFQIQVNVLRKARSLSRYTAMVVVLLFSLHCTRPQATPVVTVPEAEAPEAADEPNEHSDAKVYTETGEASWYGAGDGFTGRATANGETFDPMDLTCAHRTLPFGTKLEVRNLDTGKRAILRVNDRGPFIRGRMLDVSEKAAKELGMHGRGTSRVRIRSVDTKGKPAPIDPAAMVGDAYTVQVAALTDPANIARISKELQSAVGPVNLVEARTRGGVTVKRVRVGSYATQDEAQKASDLISKLFRDRGLEPFITREN; encoded by the coding sequence ATGGACTTCAATGCGCTGTGCACTCAGAACTGGAGCAGGCATTTCAGCATCTGGATCGAAGACATCCAGGTGGTCTGCCACCCCGTCGTCACGGCGCCCTTCCAGATCCAGGTGAACGTCCTGCGAAAGGCCCGCTCCCTGAGCCGCTACACGGCCATGGTGGTGGTGCTCCTCTTCTCCCTGCACTGCACCCGGCCCCAGGCCACCCCGGTGGTCACCGTCCCCGAGGCGGAGGCGCCGGAGGCGGCCGATGAGCCTAACGAACATTCGGACGCCAAGGTCTACACCGAAACCGGCGAGGCCAGCTGGTACGGGGCCGGCGACGGGTTCACCGGCCGGGCCACCGCCAACGGGGAGACCTTCGACCCCATGGACCTCACCTGCGCCCACCGGACCCTGCCCTTCGGCACCAAGCTCGAGGTCCGGAACCTGGACACGGGCAAGCGCGCCATCCTGCGGGTGAACGACCGCGGGCCCTTCATCCGGGGACGCATGCTGGACGTGTCCGAGAAGGCGGCCAAGGAACTGGGCATGCACGGCCGGGGCACCTCCCGGGTGCGCATCCGCTCCGTGGACACCAAGGGCAAGCCGGCCCCCATCGACCCCGCCGCCATGGTGGGCGACGCCTACACGGTCCAGGTGGCCGCTCTTACGGATCCCGCCAATATCGCCCGCATTTCCAAGGAATTGCAATCCGCCGTGGGGCCCGTGAACCTGGTGGAGGCCCGGACCCGGGGCGGCGTGACCGTCAAGCGGGTGCGGGTGGGCAGCTACGCCACCCAGGACGAGGCCCAGAAGGCCTCGGACCTCATCTCCAAGCTGTTCCGGGACCGGGGCCTGGAGCCCTTCATCACCCGTGAGAACTGA
- a CDS encoding DUF4388 domain-containing protein produces MSLLALQDLFRRYRDRATGVWKLGQEPSRTIYFDYGDTVFAQSTHLADRLTTILVERGRITQAQMDYALANLKPGISIGKNLIEMGFITQRDLLDVAKIQVERIIFGCLGQPDVLPVFEARELDAHVVRLPLNTAQLLLGGMLAIQNRESLLELLGPLNQVVVLQGRSLLDLSLPPDLGRLTSLLDGTHTLLELSREAQAEPMRVGAFALFLREMGWARLHEMPPVDRQALDLALSPEPEPLSEPLPEPPAEVAPSLFETIQEAARPTTNLEHLSQALDEVPPPAPEPLYLPDNLQLPGIPDPAPEPDVHAETGQAELPTPSVELPPLPEAVEEAPRVLLTVPPGEAPEELPPPEPEMPASSSLRWPVVGLVLAACLLGGFFLMRRRGRASVPKPLPGEPVKAEPAKPPVEPAPSIAVPPAPEPPKAEPAEPPKAEPKAEPKPELKPAAKPEPKPEPKAKPIGASISERLEALRKGDLTRAVAQGAQRVKEAPAGHFSLRLEIACQGETIRRVPDLFRDGKPDLFLLPMTLRDGRTCYQILYGNFPSKEAAEREAKRLPPAFQAEKDRPRVFRFTEIPKEQ; encoded by the coding sequence ATGAGCTTGCTGGCCCTCCAGGATCTTTTCCGGCGGTACCGAGACAGGGCGACGGGGGTCTGGAAGCTGGGCCAGGAGCCGAGCCGCACCATCTATTTCGACTACGGCGACACCGTCTTCGCCCAGAGCACCCACTTGGCGGACCGGCTCACCACCATCCTGGTGGAGCGGGGCCGCATCACCCAGGCGCAGATGGACTACGCCCTGGCCAACCTCAAGCCCGGCATCAGCATCGGCAAGAACCTCATCGAGATGGGTTTCATCACCCAGCGGGACCTGCTGGACGTGGCCAAGATCCAGGTGGAGCGCATCATCTTCGGCTGCCTGGGCCAACCGGACGTGCTACCGGTCTTCGAGGCCCGGGAACTGGACGCCCACGTGGTCCGCCTGCCCCTGAACACGGCCCAGCTCCTCCTGGGCGGCATGCTGGCCATCCAGAACCGGGAATCCCTCCTGGAACTGCTGGGCCCCCTCAACCAGGTGGTGGTCCTCCAGGGCAGGAGCCTCCTGGACCTCTCCCTGCCGCCGGACCTCGGTCGCCTGACCTCCCTTTTGGACGGCACCCACACGCTGCTGGAACTGAGCCGCGAGGCCCAGGCCGAACCCATGCGGGTGGGGGCCTTCGCCCTGTTCCTGCGGGAGATGGGCTGGGCCCGCCTCCACGAGATGCCCCCCGTGGACCGCCAGGCCCTGGACCTGGCCCTGTCCCCGGAACCCGAGCCCCTCTCCGAACCCCTTCCCGAGCCCCCGGCGGAAGTGGCCCCCTCCCTCTTCGAGACCATCCAGGAAGCCGCAAGGCCGACCACGAACCTGGAGCACCTTTCCCAGGCCCTGGACGAGGTGCCGCCCCCGGCCCCCGAACCCCTGTACCTGCCCGACAACCTGCAGCTTCCCGGCATCCCCGACCCGGCGCCCGAACCGGACGTCCACGCGGAAACCGGCCAGGCCGAACTCCCCACCCCCTCCGTGGAACTGCCCCCCCTGCCCGAGGCGGTGGAGGAGGCTCCCCGGGTCCTGCTGACGGTCCCCCCGGGGGAGGCCCCGGAGGAACTGCCGCCCCCCGAACCGGAAATGCCGGCCTCCTCCAGCCTCCGTTGGCCGGTGGTGGGCCTGGTTTTGGCCGCTTGTCTTCTGGGCGGCTTTTTCCTCATGCGCCGCCGGGGCCGCGCCTCCGTCCCCAAGCCCCTGCCCGGCGAACCGGTGAAGGCGGAGCCCGCCAAGCCTCCGGTCGAGCCGGCCCCCTCCATCGCCGTGCCGCCCGCCCCGGAGCCCCCCAAGGCCGAGCCGGCCGAACCCCCCAAAGCTGAGCCCAAGGCCGAGCCCAAACCCGAGCTCAAGCCCGCCGCCAAGCCGGAACCCAAGCCTGAGCCCAAGGCCAAACCCATCGGCGCCTCCATTTCCGAGCGGCTGGAGGCCCTGCGCAAGGGCGACCTGACCCGGGCGGTGGCCCAGGGCGCCCAGCGGGTCAAGGAAGCGCCGGCCGGCCACTTCTCCCTGCGCCTGGAAATCGCCTGCCAGGGGGAGACCATCCGCCGGGTCCCCGACCTTTTCCGGGACGGCAAGCCCGACCTGTTCCTCCTGCCCATGACCCTGCGGGACGGGAGGACCTGCTACCAGATCCTCTACGGCAACTTCCCCAGCAAGGAGGCGGCCGAGAGGGAGGCGAAGCGCCTCCCCCCCGCCTTCCAGGCCGAAAAGGACCGTCCCAGGGTCTTCCGCTTCACCGAAATCCCGAAGGAGCAGTAG
- a CDS encoding cytidylate kinase-like family protein translates to MKPGSNLPSSVEERMSGWVAIQERRMRAPLPVRCGPVITLSRSYGCEAFAVAQRLQELFAEGGGEPWSVFDKALLDKVAQDEGIALALLDDLGDATRSLEAFGFHPRGGITHDELFDKVAAAVLAIARQGNAIIVGRGGAILCRGLDNAFHFRLDASHGWRVESLVRRTGISRAEAEHLMKQESRQREQFIAERLGANVADPAYYDAVFNNERHTARQVAAAIHAYVLSARPVSA, encoded by the coding sequence ATGAAGCCCGGATCCAACCTGCCTTCCAGCGTGGAAGAACGCATGTCGGGATGGGTGGCCATCCAGGAGCGCCGCATGCGCGCCCCCCTCCCGGTGCGGTGCGGGCCGGTCATCACCCTGTCCCGGTCCTACGGGTGCGAAGCCTTCGCCGTGGCGCAGCGCCTGCAGGAGCTGTTCGCGGAAGGGGGCGGCGAGCCCTGGAGCGTGTTCGACAAGGCCCTCCTGGACAAGGTGGCCCAGGACGAGGGCATCGCCCTGGCCCTGCTGGACGACCTGGGGGACGCGACCCGGTCCCTGGAGGCCTTCGGTTTCCATCCCCGGGGCGGCATCACCCACGACGAGCTGTTCGACAAGGTGGCCGCGGCGGTCCTGGCCATCGCCCGCCAGGGCAACGCCATCATCGTGGGGCGGGGCGGGGCCATCCTGTGCCGGGGCCTGGACAACGCGTTCCACTTCAGGCTGGACGCCAGCCACGGGTGGCGGGTGGAATCCCTGGTGCGCCGCACGGGCATCAGCCGGGCGGAAGCGGAACACCTCATGAAGCAGGAATCCCGGCAGCGGGAGCAGTTCATCGCGGAGCGCCTGGGCGCCAATGTGGCCGATCCCGCCTACTATGATGCGGTGTTCAACAACGAACGGCATACCGCCCGCCAGGTGGCCGCGGCCATCCATGCCTATGTGCTGAGCGCCCGGCCCGTAAGCGCCTGA
- a CDS encoding S9 family peptidase: protein MPLGRIELAGRIVLVGTTLPFSAFAQTPASGYRQPPKTILDVMRAPSAPVPYLNPTRDHMLLVAWEAYPSIGRVATPFLRLAGVRVEPKNHSRHDTPGGYGITPSATSYDLVRLSDGVSIHVDLPKGGCPGGPAWSADGKRFAFQNVAEDSVELWVGDGATGAVRRIAGARLNPMLGSELQWMPDQKTLLVKLVPEGLGAPPREPVIPAGPSIQQSIGGKGQSSTYENRDTLANAHDEDLFDYYGTAQIALVDTQSGAITPLGKADRHLGLSPSPDGAHILVTTLQKPYSYQTTFQRFPRKVEVWDLEGRAAAATHPIASLPLADRVPIHGEPLGPRHFMWRPTDPATLVWAEVLDGGDWDVKVPHRDRIMTQRAPFTAPPAEVFRTEQRYAGLAWGERPGTALLHEYDNNRHWTRTFIVNFDAPKQAPRLLWDLSSDEQYGDPGNPVWRQLPNGTSVLRQEGDSIFLAGAGASPAGERPFLDRLDLRTLKTERLFRSGKTEFERFLAFTGPGSRTFLTWHQTPADPPNAFLRTLGAARKAPAGEAAFESTSRPFTHIPDPTPAVREIKKRLVTYKRADGLDLSFTLYTPPGYKEGTRVPTILYAYPLDYADPSKAGQITGSQYTFTRLRDYRLLLMAGYAIIDDASFPVVGDPKKAYDTYLEQLVADAKAAVDKAVELGVADPARIGVTGHSHGALMTANLVAHSGLFRAGVATSGSYNKTLTPFGFQNERRSVWEAPEVYRQVSTFFFADKLKTPLLIVHGADDANPGTTPLQATKLYEAIRGNGGTTRLVMLPHEPHWYTARESNEHLVYEMLTWFDTYVKNAPPRP from the coding sequence ATGCCCCTTGGAAGGATCGAACTGGCCGGCAGGATCGTCCTGGTCGGCACCACCCTGCCCTTCTCCGCCTTTGCGCAGACGCCCGCATCGGGCTACCGGCAGCCCCCCAAAACCATCCTGGACGTCATGCGGGCGCCCTCGGCCCCGGTGCCGTACCTCAACCCCACCCGGGACCACATGCTCCTGGTGGCCTGGGAGGCCTACCCCTCCATCGGCCGGGTGGCGACGCCCTTCCTGCGCCTGGCGGGGGTGCGGGTGGAGCCGAAGAACCACAGCCGCCACGACACCCCCGGCGGCTACGGCATCACGCCCTCGGCCACCAGCTACGACCTGGTGCGCCTTTCCGACGGCGTCTCCATCCACGTGGACCTGCCCAAGGGGGGCTGCCCGGGCGGGCCCGCCTGGAGCGCCGACGGGAAGCGCTTCGCCTTTCAGAACGTCGCCGAGGATTCGGTGGAGCTGTGGGTGGGCGACGGTGCCACCGGCGCCGTGCGCCGCATCGCCGGCGCCCGCCTCAATCCCATGCTGGGCAGTGAGCTCCAGTGGATGCCCGACCAGAAGACCCTCCTGGTCAAGCTGGTCCCCGAGGGCCTCGGCGCGCCCCCCAGGGAACCCGTGATCCCCGCGGGTCCCAGCATCCAGCAGTCCATCGGCGGAAAGGGGCAGAGCAGCACCTACGAGAACCGGGACACCCTCGCCAACGCCCACGACGAGGACCTCTTCGATTACTACGGAACGGCCCAGATCGCCCTGGTGGACACCCAATCCGGCGCCATCACCCCCCTGGGCAAGGCGGACCGCCACCTGGGCCTGAGCCCGTCCCCGGACGGCGCCCACATCCTGGTGACCACCCTCCAGAAGCCCTATTCCTACCAGACCACCTTCCAGCGCTTCCCCCGGAAGGTGGAGGTGTGGGACCTGGAAGGCCGCGCCGCGGCGGCGACCCATCCCATCGCGTCCCTGCCCCTGGCCGATCGGGTTCCCATCCACGGGGAGCCCCTGGGGCCGCGCCACTTCATGTGGCGCCCCACGGACCCCGCCACCCTGGTGTGGGCCGAGGTCCTGGACGGCGGCGACTGGGACGTGAAGGTGCCCCACCGGGACCGGATCATGACCCAGAGGGCCCCCTTCACCGCCCCGCCCGCGGAGGTCTTCCGCACCGAGCAGCGGTACGCGGGCCTCGCCTGGGGTGAACGCCCCGGCACCGCCCTGCTGCACGAATACGACAACAACCGCCATTGGACCCGCACCTTCATCGTCAATTTCGATGCGCCGAAGCAGGCGCCCCGCCTGTTGTGGGACCTCTCCTCCGACGAGCAGTACGGAGACCCCGGCAACCCCGTGTGGCGCCAGCTGCCCAACGGAACCTCCGTGCTGCGGCAGGAGGGGGATTCCATCTTCCTGGCCGGGGCCGGCGCCTCCCCCGCCGGGGAACGGCCCTTCCTGGACCGCCTGGATCTCCGCACCCTGAAGACCGAGCGCCTCTTCCGCAGCGGCAAGACGGAATTCGAGCGCTTCCTGGCGTTCACGGGCCCGGGCTCCCGGACCTTCCTCACCTGGCACCAGACCCCGGCCGATCCCCCCAACGCCTTCCTGCGCACCCTGGGCGCCGCCCGCAAGGCCCCCGCGGGCGAAGCGGCCTTCGAGTCCACGTCCCGGCCCTTCACCCACATCCCCGATCCCACCCCCGCCGTCCGGGAGATCAAGAAGCGCCTGGTGACCTACAAGCGCGCCGACGGCCTGGACCTCTCCTTCACCCTCTACACGCCCCCGGGGTACAAAGAGGGCACCCGGGTGCCCACCATCCTCTACGCCTACCCCCTGGACTACGCCGACCCCTCCAAGGCCGGGCAGATCACCGGATCCCAGTACACCTTCACCCGCCTGCGGGACTACCGCCTCCTGCTCATGGCCGGCTACGCCATCATCGACGACGCGTCCTTCCCCGTGGTGGGCGATCCGAAAAAGGCCTACGACACCTACCTGGAGCAGCTGGTGGCCGACGCCAAGGCCGCCGTGGACAAGGCCGTGGAACTGGGCGTGGCCGACCCCGCGCGCATCGGCGTCACCGGCCACAGCCACGGCGCCCTGATGACCGCCAACCTCGTGGCCCACTCCGGCCTCTTCCGCGCCGGCGTGGCCACCAGCGGCTCCTACAACAAGACCCTGACCCCCTTCGGCTTCCAGAACGAGCGCCGCTCCGTGTGGGAGGCCCCGGAGGTGTACCGCCAGGTGTCCACCTTCTTCTTCGCCGACAAGCTCAAGACCCCCCTCCTCATCGTCCACGGCGCCGACGACGCCAACCCCGGCACCACCCCCCTGCAGGCCACCAAACTCTACGAAGCCATCCGCGGCAACGGCGGCACCACCCGCCTCGTCATGCTCCCCCACGAGCCCCACTGGTACACCGCCCGGGAATCCAACGAGCACCTGGTCTACGAGATGCTCACCTGGTTCGACACCTACGTGAAGAACGCCCCGCCCCGCCCATAG
- a CDS encoding PhoH family protein, whose product MVASSKKVFVLDTNVLLHDPTAIFHFQEHEVVIPIVVIEEIDTFKKDQTEIGRNARNVSRQLDKLRAGGNLAAGVPLEGGGSLKVDVAHHPLDLTITTLDKHKADNQILACALALLGTRKEKVVMVSKDTNLRIKADALGLSAEDYTTDRVALDELYTGTCTWTVEPVKVDQLFDGGLLPEADQTLNPNQFVTLVDATNETHTALGRFYASDGRVHPLKRLEMPPWGVKPRNREQQFALDLLLDDSIQVITLMGKAGTGKTLLAIAAGLQQVVDEERFNKLLVSRPVMPLGRDLGFLPGDISEKLRPYMQPIYDNLDFIVAANMEQRRRSSMTPAQLEEGGYMAVEPLTYIRGRSIPNQYIIVDEAQNLTPHEVKTILTRAGDGTKIVFTGDPFQIDNPYVDASSNGLSYLAEHFKHLELSGHVTLVKGERSRMAELASNLL is encoded by the coding sequence ATGGTCGCGTCCAGCAAGAAAGTGTTCGTCCTGGATACCAACGTCCTCCTGCACGATCCCACGGCGATCTTCCACTTCCAGGAACATGAAGTGGTCATCCCCATCGTGGTCATCGAGGAGATCGACACCTTCAAGAAGGACCAGACGGAGATCGGCCGGAACGCCCGCAACGTCTCGCGCCAGCTGGACAAGCTCCGGGCCGGGGGGAACCTGGCCGCCGGGGTGCCCCTGGAAGGGGGCGGGTCCCTGAAGGTGGACGTGGCCCACCACCCCCTGGACCTGACCATCACGACCCTGGACAAGCACAAGGCCGACAACCAGATCCTCGCCTGCGCCCTGGCGCTGCTGGGCACGCGCAAGGAGAAGGTGGTCATGGTGTCCAAGGACACCAACCTGCGCATCAAGGCCGATGCCCTGGGCCTTTCGGCCGAGGACTACACCACCGACCGCGTGGCCCTGGACGAGCTCTACACGGGCACCTGCACCTGGACCGTGGAGCCCGTGAAGGTGGACCAGCTCTTTGACGGCGGGCTCCTGCCCGAGGCGGACCAGACCCTGAACCCCAACCAGTTCGTGACCCTGGTGGACGCCACCAACGAGACCCACACGGCCCTGGGCCGCTTCTACGCCTCCGACGGGCGGGTGCATCCCCTCAAGCGCCTGGAGATGCCCCCCTGGGGGGTGAAGCCCCGCAACCGGGAGCAGCAGTTCGCCCTGGACCTGCTCCTGGACGATTCCATCCAGGTCATCACCCTCATGGGCAAGGCCGGCACCGGCAAGACCCTCCTGGCCATCGCCGCCGGCCTCCAGCAGGTGGTGGACGAGGAGCGCTTCAACAAGCTCCTGGTGAGCCGGCCCGTCATGCCCCTGGGCCGCGACCTGGGCTTCCTCCCGGGGGACATCAGCGAGAAGCTGCGGCCCTACATGCAGCCCATCTACGACAACCTCGACTTCATCGTGGCCGCCAACATGGAGCAGCGCCGCCGCTCCTCCATGACCCCCGCCCAGCTGGAGGAGGGCGGCTACATGGCCGTGGAGCCCCTCACCTACATCCGCGGGCGCAGCATCCCCAACCAGTACATCATCGTGGACGAGGCCCAGAACCTCACCCCCCACGAGGTGAAGACCATCCTCACCCGGGCCGGGGACGGCACCAAGATCGTGTTCACCGGGGACCCCTTCCAGATCGACAACCCGTACGTGGACGCCTCCAGCAACGGCCTCAGCTACCTGGCGGAGCACTTCAAGCACCTGGAGCTCTCCGGCCACGTCACCCTGGTGAAGGGCGAGCGGAGCAGGATGGCCGAACTGGCCAGCAATCTTCTGTAG
- a CDS encoding serine O-acetyltransferase, whose translation MNPGTRPEPGNPAALGPLVEALCCAGMGWEGAHSKPNLRREFPSRQAVVDLVEDLRSVLFPGYFGPSELTAETMGFHAGATLDRILHGLQEQIRRGFCATSGNGGEACDGQDHARALAEAFVSRLPDVRRMLGTDVEAAYEGDPALTNPDEAIFCYPGILAITSQRLAHELHVLGVPLIPRMITEHAHSVTGIDIHPGARIGEGFFIDHGTGVVIGETTIIGRKVRLYQGVTLGAKSFPLDEHGNPIKGVDRHPIVEDEVTIYSNATILGRITLGRGSTIGGNVWLTQSVPAGAMVTQLSQYTATQIHGAYSPSWSSWMI comes from the coding sequence ATGAACCCAGGAACGCGACCGGAACCAGGGAATCCCGCTGCGCTGGGTCCCCTGGTGGAAGCCCTCTGCTGCGCGGGCATGGGCTGGGAGGGGGCCCACTCCAAGCCCAACCTCCGCCGGGAATTCCCCTCCCGGCAGGCGGTGGTGGACCTGGTGGAGGACCTGAGGTCCGTGCTCTTCCCGGGCTACTTCGGCCCCTCGGAGCTCACGGCGGAGACCATGGGCTTCCACGCCGGCGCGACCCTGGACCGCATCCTCCACGGCCTCCAGGAACAGATCCGCAGGGGCTTCTGCGCCACCTCCGGCAACGGCGGGGAGGCCTGCGACGGCCAGGACCACGCCCGCGCCCTGGCCGAGGCCTTCGTTTCCCGCCTTCCCGACGTGCGCCGGATGCTGGGCACCGACGTGGAGGCCGCCTACGAGGGCGACCCCGCCCTCACCAACCCCGACGAGGCCATCTTCTGCTACCCCGGGATCCTGGCCATCACCAGCCAGCGCCTCGCCCACGAACTGCACGTGCTGGGGGTCCCCCTCATCCCCCGCATGATCACCGAGCACGCCCACAGCGTCACCGGCATCGACATCCACCCCGGCGCCCGCATCGGCGAGGGCTTCTTCATCGACCACGGCACCGGCGTGGTCATCGGCGAGACCACCATCATCGGCCGCAAGGTCCGCCTCTACCAGGGTGTCACCCTGGGCGCCAAGAGCTTCCCCCTGGACGAGCACGGCAACCCCATCAAGGGCGTGGACCGCCACCCCATCGTGGAAGACGAAGTGACCATCTATTCCAACGCCACCATCCTCGGCCGCATCACCCTGGGCCGCGGCTCCACCATCGGCGGCAACGTCTGGCTCACCCAGAGCGTCCCGGCGGGAGCCATGGTCACGCAGCTCTCCCAGTACACCGCGACCCAGATCCACGGCGCGTACAGCCCCTCCTGGTCGTCCTGGATGATCTAG
- the tyrS gene encoding tyrosine--tRNA ligase codes for MVNASPLDALDLLKKGTVTCHTEELLLARLRAGKPLRVKAGFDPTAPDLHLGHGVLLRKMAQFQELGHTVIFLIGDFTGLIGDPTGKKATRPPLTREEVLANAETYKTQVFKVLDPALTEIRFNSEWMGGLHGEDWIRLASRFTLAQMLERNDFQKRMNANEPIALHELLYPLVQAYDSVALECDVELGGNDQLFNLMKGRDLQAALGQPPQVVLTVPLLLGLDGVEKMSKSLGNYIGFMEDADTQFGKAMSISDENMWSWWLLLTDLLPREIEVLKQGHPMDAKKGLAREIVSQFHGREEGLAAQERWVKRFSERRTDDAPEVEVAAFRGESLAKLLAERGMAPSRKEAERLIQQGAVSLDGVKVQDPRLAVDLAAGQSLLVKAGKLKLQRWVVR; via the coding sequence ATGGTAAATGCTTCTCCCCTGGATGCCCTGGACCTGCTCAAGAAAGGCACGGTGACGTGCCACACGGAGGAACTGCTCCTGGCGCGCCTGCGCGCCGGAAAGCCCCTGCGGGTGAAGGCGGGCTTCGACCCCACCGCCCCCGACCTGCACCTGGGCCACGGCGTCCTCCTTCGCAAGATGGCCCAGTTCCAGGAACTGGGGCACACGGTCATCTTCCTCATCGGGGATTTCACGGGCCTGATCGGCGACCCCACCGGCAAGAAGGCCACCCGCCCCCCCCTCACCCGGGAGGAGGTCCTGGCCAACGCCGAGACCTACAAGACCCAGGTCTTCAAGGTGCTGGACCCCGCCCTCACCGAGATCCGCTTCAACAGCGAATGGATGGGCGGCCTCCACGGCGAGGACTGGATCCGCCTCGCCAGCCGGTTCACCCTGGCCCAGATGCTCGAAAGAAACGACTTCCAAAAGCGCATGAACGCCAATGAGCCCATCGCCCTGCACGAACTGCTGTACCCCCTGGTGCAGGCCTACGATTCCGTGGCCCTGGAATGCGACGTGGAACTGGGGGGCAACGACCAGCTCTTCAACCTCATGAAGGGCCGCGACCTGCAGGCCGCCCTGGGCCAGCCCCCCCAGGTGGTGCTCACGGTGCCCCTGCTGCTGGGCCTGGACGGCGTGGAGAAGATGTCCAAGTCCCTGGGCAACTACATCGGCTTCATGGAGGACGCCGACACCCAGTTCGGCAAGGCCATGAGCATCTCCGACGAGAACATGTGGAGCTGGTGGCTGCTCCTCACGGACCTGCTGCCCCGGGAGATCGAGGTCCTCAAGCAGGGCCACCCCATGGACGCCAAGAAGGGGCTGGCCCGTGAGATCGTGTCGCAGTTCCACGGCCGGGAGGAGGGCCTGGCCGCCCAGGAGCGGTGGGTGAAGCGCTTCTCCGAGCGCCGCACCGACGACGCCCCCGAGGTGGAGGTGGCGGCCTTCCGGGGCGAGAGCCTGGCCAAGCTCCTGGCGGAGCGGGGCATGGCCCCCTCCCGCAAGGAGGCCGAGCGCCTCATCCAGCAGGGGGCCGTGAGCCTGGACGGCGTCAAGGTGCAGGATCCCCGGCTGGCCGTTGACCTGGCCGCGGGCCAATCCCTCCTGGTGAAGGCGGGCAAACTGAAACTTCAGAGGTGGGTGGTGCGATGA